Within Cnuibacter physcomitrellae, the genomic segment ATCAGGAGTCCGATCACGGTCTGCAGCACGGCTCCCGCCACACCCACCGCAGCGAGCGGATCGACGCCCAGGTGACCGACCAGCGCGGTGTCGGTGAGCAGGAACAGGGGCTCGGTGATGAGGGCGCCGAGCGCCGGGACCGCGAGGCGCAGGATGTCGCGGTCGAGCTCTCTCACGCATCCACCCTAGGAGGCCCCGGCGACACCCCTGGCGAGGGCGAGAGGACCGGGTCGTTCCGCGGATGTCGGGTCGCCACGAGGAGCTCCGGCTCCACGACGACCTCGAGGCCTGAGCCCGCGGAATCGACGCGCTGCCGCTTCGGTGTCGCGGTGACGTGCCAGGCCGGTCAGTCGGCTCGGCGGAGGGACGCCGGGCCGAGCTCGGACACGGCGGTGTGGCCCGAGAGACCCAGCGTGATGTCGAGCTCGGCGAGGACGTTGCGGATCACCGCCGCCACTCCAGGCTCACCGGCGACGGCGAGCCCGTACGCGTACGGGCGTCCGAGCGCGACGAGGTCGGCACCCAGTGCCAGGGCGACGGCGACGTCGGCCCCGCTGCGGACTCCGGAGTCGACGATCACCGGGACACGGCCCGAGACGCGGGCCGCGACCTCCGGCAGCACGTCCAGCGTCGGGACCGAGCGGTCGATCTGACGACCGCCGTGGTTCGACACCCAGACGCCGTCGTAGCCCTCGGCCACGGTCCGCTCGGCGTCATCCGGATGCACGATCCCCTTGAGGATCACGGGCAACGAGGTCCACGAGCGGATGCGGGCCAGTCGCTCCCAGGTCAGGGCCGGGGTCGAGAACACGTCGAGGAACGTCTCCACCGCCGCGCGGGGCAGCGGCGACCGCAGGCTCTCCCGGAGGCCGCCTCCGGTCAGACGCCTCCCCTTGCGGGCGATCGTGATGCCCGCGGCGACCGTGCGCGGCGTCAGCCGCACCGGGGGAGCCTCGGCGGGCGCGGAGTCTCGGGCGCGCTCGTCGACGAGCCGCTGGAACACGGGATCGCTGGTGTACTGGGCGATCCCGAGCCCCCGTGTGAAGGGCAGGTAGCCGAGGTCGAGGTCACGGGTGCGCCAGCCCAGCAGGTGCGTGTCGAGCGTCACGACGATGGCCGAGCATCCGCAGGCCTCGGCGCGGCGGACCAGCGACTCGTTGAGCTCGTCGGAGGCGGACCAGTAGAGCTGGAACATCCTCGGGGCGCCGGGGGCGGCGGCCGCGGACTCCTCCATGGGGAACGAGGCCTGCCCGCTCAGCACCGCGGGCACACCCGCGGACGCCGCCGCTCGTGCCACGGCGAGGTCGGCCTCCGGATGCGCGAGCTCCATCACCCCGAGCGGCGCCAGGATCAGCGGCGAGGGCAGTCGGCGGCCGAGGAGCGTCGTCGAGAGGTCGCGGACGGAGACGTCGCGGAGGGGACGCGGCCAGACCTGCCAGCGCTCGAACGCCCGCCGGTTGGCTGCCTGCGTGCGCTCCGACCCGGCACCACCGGCCAGGTACGCGTACGCCTCGGTCGAGAGTGCGCGCCGGGCCGCCTTCGCGAGCCGGGCGGGATCGACCGGGACTCGAGGGCGGGCGCCGCTGATGCCGGCCCGGAAGATCGACGACTGCGCCTCGCGGGAGATCCCGCGAGAGCCGCTGGGGGAGGGAGCGTCCGTGCTCATGCCCGAAGCGTAGTCCGGCCGCCTGTCGTGCATCCGGCCGCCGACCGCATCCGGAACTCAGGCGAACGCCGAGAGTTCGCTGGGATGACGGTGGAGGTCCGTAGAGTTGACGGGTGACTGACTCCGGCATCGACGTCGACCAGCTCGACCCCAGCATCCGCCCGCAGGACGACCTGTTCCGCCACGTGAACGGCCGGTGGATCGAAAGCACTGCGATCCCCGACGACAAGGCGCGCTACGGCTCGTTCTACGTCCTCGCCGAGGAGGCGGAGAAGGCGGTGCACGAGATCATCGAGGAGTCGCAGTCGGCCCCCGAGGGCAGCGAGGCGCGCAAGATCGGCGACCTCTACTCGAGCTTCATGGACGAGGAGCGTATCGACGGCCTCGGCGCGACGCCGATCGAGGCGCAGCTGGCGATCGTCGACGCCGTCCACGACGTGCCCGCGTTCGCACGCACGCTGGGTCGCCTCGAGCGGGAGGGCTTCTCGGGGCTGCTCCGCCTCTTCGTCGACAACGACCCGGGCAACCCCGAGCGCTACCTCGTCTTCGTCGAGCAGGGCGGCATCTCGCTGCCCGACGAGAGCTACTTCCGCGACGAGAAGTTCGCCGAGGTCCGTGAGGCCTACGTGCGTCACATCGGCGCCATGTTCGAGCTCGCCGGGCTGTCGGATGCGGCCGAGCGCGCCCAGCGCGTCTTCGACCTGGAGACGCTGATCGCGAAGACGCACTGGGACAACGTGCGCACGCGCGACGCGCAGGCCACCTACAACCTCCAGTCGTGGAGCGGGTTCGTCGGGCTCGGCGGCGACGCCGGCACGGTCGACGGGACCGCGCTGCTCGATCTCTGGCGCGAGGCGGTCGGGGCTCCCGAGCATGCGTTCGACGAGCTCGTCGTCCGCGAGCCGAGCTTCGTCACCGGGGTGGTCGACCTCCTGACCAGCGTCCCGCTCGAGTCGTGGAAGGACTGGGCCGCCTGGAAGATCGTCCACTCCGCGGCGCCGTACCTCTCGAACGACTTCGTGCAGGAGAACTTCGACTTCTACGGCCGCACCCTCACCGGCACACCCAGCATGCGCGTGCGCTGGAAGCGCGGCGTCTCGCTCGTCGAGGGTGCGATGGGTGAGGCCGTCGGCCGGATCTACGTCGAGAAGCACTTCCCCGCCTCGGCGAAGACGGCGATGGACGAGCTGGTCGCGAACCTCATCGAGGCGTACCGGCAGTCGATCGGGAAGCTCAGCTGGATGGGCCACGAGACCCGCGAACGTGCGCTCGAGAAGCTCGAGAAGTTCACTCCCAAGATCGGGTACCCGGCCACCTGGCGCGACTACTCGGCGCTCACGATCGACCCGGGCGACCTGATGGCGAACGTGCGCGCGACGAACGAGTTCGAGTTCCAGCGCGAGCTGGGCAAGATCGGCAAGCCGCTCGACCGCGACGAGTGGTTCATGACGCCCCAGACGATCAACGCGTACTACAACCCCGGGTTCAACGAGATCGTGTTCCCGGCGGCGATCCTGCAGTTCCCGTTCTTCGACGAGAACCGCGATGCGGCCGCCAACTACGGAGCGATCGGCGCGGTCATCGGTCACGAGATCGGCCACGGCTTCGACGACCAGGGCTCCCGGTTCGACGGCGACGGCCGCCTCACCGACTGGTGGACCGAGAAGGACCGCGAGGCGTTCGAGAAGCTCACCAGCTCCCTCATCGCGCAGTACGACGTGCTCGAGCCCGCGCAGACGCCGGGCCACCACGTGAACGGAGCCCTCACCATCGGCGAGAACATCGGCGACCTCGGCGGGCTGGGCATCGCGTGGAAGGCGTACCTCATCTCGCTGGGCGGGGAGGAGCCGCCGGTCATCGACGGGCTCACCGGAGCCCAGCGCTTCTTCCTCTCCTGGGCCCAGGCGTGGCAGCAGAAGTCGCGCGACGAGGAGGTCATCCGCCTCCTCGCCATCGACCCGCACTCGCCGAGCGAGTTCCGCTGCAACCAGATCGTGCGCAACATCGACGAGTTCTACGACGCGTTCGAGGTCTCCTCGAACGACCGTCTCTGGTTGGACCCAGCTGAGCGTGTGACCATCTGGTAGGACCGCGTCGGCTGGGAGGCCGACTGCCCGTGCGGCTGCGCAACCCGAACGCATCCGCGCCGGCGCGAGGGGAGGATGTGCCGTGTCGGAGCCACTCCGCAGACGGCCCCGCGACGAGCGAGACGACGCTCCGCCGCGGGGACGACGATCGGATGCGCGCGAGAGCGCGGGGGGGATCTTCCGCCACGGCTTCGAGTCCCTGACGGCGCTCGCCCTCTCGGGCGTGCAGGTGACGGCGTCGGTCCTCGACCTCGAGACGGGGCGTGTGCTGTTCTCCGTCGACGACCACCTCTCCGTGCCCACCGCCGGGGTCGGCCAGGTGCTCCTCCTCGTCGAGGTCGCCGCACGGATCTCCGAGCGGGACCAGCCGGCCCGCGGCGCCTCGCCCGACGACACCGCGGGAGGCCGACCCGGGCTCCGCGCCGTGCCCGGAGCGGAGTCGCTCAGCATCCTCAACCGCACCGCGGGTGATCGGGTGGGGGGATCCGGGCTCTGGCAGCACCTGCAGGTGCCCGCTCTGCCCATCGCCGACCTCGCCGCCCTCGTGGGCGCGACGAACGACAACCTCGCCACCAACGTGCTCCTGCGCCGGATCGGGCTCGACGCGGTGCGAGCCCGGGGGGAGCAGCTCGGCCTCCGGCGCACGCACCTGCTCGACATCGTGCGCGACGAACGCGGGCCCGACGACGCCCCGCACCTCTCCGTCGGGTCTGCGCGGGAGCTGTCGTCGCTGTTCCGGCGCATTCATCGAGGCGAGGCGGCCGACGAGATGGCGTCGAAGCTCGTCGTCGGATGGCTCAGCCTCGGCTCCGACCTGTCGATGGTGGCCAGCGCGTTCGGCTTCGACCCGCTCGCGCACGACGACTTCAGCCACGGGCTCACGCTGTTCAACAAGACCGGGTCGGATCACGGCATCCGCTCGGAGGTGGGTGTCCTCACCGGGCCGGATGCGGGCGTGGCGTACGCGGTGACCATGCGCTTCAACGACCGCGACCTGCCCGCCCGGCTCGCCGTCCTCGACGGGATGCGCACCCTCGGCACCGACCTCCTCGAGTACGTCTACTGAGGTTCCGGGGCGTCGTACCCGTCGGTGGGCCGACGCTCATCACGGGATCCGGGTGACCCTCGCCGTAGACGGGCGAGCTTCGCCGTATTCCGTGATGAGCGTCCGCCGACATGAGGCGGCCAGGCCTCCGGAACGCCGCGCGCGGCGCCGGTCGGCGCTGTCGAAGCGTCAGGCGGCGCGGTCGGCGGGGCGCTCCGCGGTGAGGGCGGTGAGGAGGGCGTCGACGGCGGGGAGGGCGCGGGCATCGGGGCGGGTGACCGCGACCACGAGACGGTGCTCACCGGCGGTCGGGTGCGCGGTGACACCCGCGGGGACGGGGGAGGCCGTCGTGGCGAGGGCCGGGAGCATGGCGATGCCGAGTCCGGCCGCGACCATGCTCATCACGGCGACCGCGTTGTCGGTCTCGTAGCCGATCGACGGGGCGAAGCCCGCTCGGGCGCAGGTGTCGAGCAGGTGACCGCGGCACTGCGGGCATCCGGCGATCCAGGTGGAGTCGTGCAGGGAGCCGAGGGAGGTGGCGTCCACCTCGAGGTCGGACGGGGTCAGCACGAGGATGTCGTCGCGGAACAGCGTCGTGACCGCGAGGCCCTCCGTGAGGCGACCGAACGCATCCGCCGGATCGGTCGGGTACGCGAACGCGATCGCGACGTCGCACGACCCGTCGCGCACGGCGGCGATCGACTCAGGCGGCTCCGCCTCCACGTACCCGATCTCGATCCCGGGATGCTGGTCCGCCATGGTCCGCAGCAGCGACGGGACCACCGTCGACGAGGCGGACGGGAACCCGCTCAGGCGCACGCGCCCGGCGCGCAGGCCCGACAGCTCGGAGAGCTCGCCCGACGCCGAGTCCAGCGCCGAGAGCACGACGCCCGCGTGCCGCGCGACGACCTCGCCGGCGTCGGTGAGCGCGATGCCGCGGCCCACCCGGGTCACGAGCGGCATGCCCATGCGCGTCTCCACCCGGCGCAGGTGCTGGCTCACGGCGGGCTGGCTGTACCCGAGCGCGGCGGCGGCGCGGGTGATCGAGCCGTACGTCGCGACGGCGTGGACGATCCGGAGCGTCTGCGAGTCCAGCTCGAACGCACCGGCGGAGGTGGTGACCAGCGTCATGAGCGCACCCTAGCGCATCCGATAACAAGAGGTTATGGATGGCATCGAGACTCTGCCGTTGTGTGATGGATGGGCGGACCGCGACCATGGGGACATGGATGCGGACACGGTGGGGCGGAAGTCGGTCGAGCAGCTGCGCGAGTCGTTCGACGTGCGGCCCGGATACCTCGCGGCGTGCACCTCGGGAGTGCCGCCGCGTCAGGCGGTCGCTGCGCTGCGCGAGGACCTCGACGCGTGGTCGGCGGGGACGACCACGCCGCTGGGCTACGGGGCGTGGGCCGAGCGCGGACGTGCCGCGTACGCGCGACTCGTCGGGGTCGACGTGTCGCGGGTGGCGATCGGCTCGCAGACGTCGGTGATGGTGGGGATGATCGCGGCGTCGCTGCGCGCGGGGTCGGAGGTGATCGTCGTCGAGGGCGACTTCAGCTCGATGGTGTTCCCGTTCCTCGTGCGCGACGACCTGGTGGTGCGTCATGTGCCGATCGCCGGGCTGGCGGATGCAATCGGGTCGACCACGGCGCTCGTCGCGTTCTCGCTCGTGCAGTCGGCGACGGGCGAGATCGCCGACGCTGACGCGATCGTCGCCGCCGCCCGCGCGGCCGGCGCACGCACGCTCTGCGACACCACGCAGGCAGCGGGGTGGATGCCGGTCGACGCCTTCCGCTTCGACGCGACCGTGTGCCACGCGTACAAGTGGCTGTGCGCTCCGCGCGGTGTGGCGCTGCTGACGGTGAGCGAGTCGTTCGCGGACGAGCTCGTCCCGACCGCGGCCGGCTGGTACGCCGGTGACGACGTGTGGGGATCCTGCTACGGACCCGCGATGACGCTCGCGCCGGACGCTCGCCGCTTCGACGTCTCGCCCGCCTGGCAGGCGTGGGTGGGGGCGACGACGTCGCTCGAGCTGTTCGCGGCCGTGCCGGCCGAGGAGGTGCGGGCGTACACGGGCGGGCTCGCCGATACGCTGCGCACGCGACTGGGCCTGCCCCTCACGGGGAGCGCGATCGTCACCTGGCCGGACGCGACCGGAGCCGACGCGGCGGCGCTCGCGGCGGCCGGGATCGTCGCGTCCTCCCGCGCGGGCCGCGCCCGCGTGGCGTTCCACGTGTGGAACGATGAGCGCGAGGTGGAGCGCGTCTGCGCCGCCCTCGGCCGCGGCGACGCATCCGACCTCCACATCCCCGTCGACTGGGCGGCCGAGTACGGCGCCTACGCCATCTGACGTCCTCCCCGGCCAGACTCCTCGCCCCGCACGTCTCTCGGACGCGGGACGTGCGGGGTGGTGGGCTCAGTCGGGGACGATGGCGCCGGCGGGGGCCTCGGGCAGCGGGCCGGGGGCGGGGCCCCAGGCGGAGGGCACCGTCGAGGCGACCACGTCGACGAGGCCCTGGTCGGCGAGGAGGGAGTCGACGTCGTCCGGGTCGAGGCCGAGGGCGAAGGCGCCCGCGAACCAAGGGCGAAGGCGCCCGCGGACCAGTCCCAGTCGATCGGAGTGCCGCCGGCGTCCGTCAAGCCGAACATGAGGTTGGACGTCGTGGGGCCGTCGTCGTCGACGGCCCAGGCGGTGCGCGCCAGCCACTCGAAGGCGGCGGCGGGGTCGCCGACGCGGTAGCCGTCGGCGAGCGCGACGTGCACGATGCTCGTGCGCTGCGCCGAGGGCCCGCTGGAGTACTCGTCCTGCTCGACGGTCGCCGAGGCGACGCCCTCGACCGCCTCGAGGTGCTGCTCGACGACCTCGGCGTCCTGCCCCTGGCCCGGTCCGCCGCTGACGCCGCCGAGCCCGCCGACGCAGCCGGTCAGCAGGGCGGCGGAGGCGACGCCGACGGCGATGGCCGCGGTCATCCGCTGCCGCAGACGCGAGCTCATCTCCTGGAGTCGGAGTCGGAGTCGGAGCCGGACTCGAAGGCGGATGCTGTCGCGGCGTGCACGCTCATGCCACCACGGTAGGTCGTCTCGCCACGGAAGGGCACGATCCGCTCACGGGACTGTCGGGCGGGTGTGGTGTACTCGGGCGGTGAGTCGTCCGCATCCGCTGCTGTCCGGCCTCGCCGTGGGGGCGATGGGTGCCGTCGGGATGCTCGCGGTGACCGCCTGCTCCGGGACCGGGGCCGAGCCGCCGGTCGCGACGCCGCCGCCGACGGTGGCGGTGAGCGGCGCGCCGTTCCCGGCGGGGGCCCTCGTCGACTACCAGCTCGGCGGCGCCTACGACCCGCCGGCCGGTGTCGGCATCGTGGCGCGCGACAGCACCGCCCAGCCCGCATCCGGGGTGTGGTCGATCTGCTACGT encodes:
- a CDS encoding alpha-hydroxy-acid oxidizing protein codes for the protein MSTDAPSPSGSRGISREAQSSIFRAGISGARPRVPVDPARLAKAARRALSTEAYAYLAGGAGSERTQAANRRAFERWQVWPRPLRDVSVRDLSTTLLGRRLPSPLILAPLGVMELAHPEADLAVARAAASAGVPAVLSGQASFPMEESAAAAPGAPRMFQLYWSASDELNESLVRRAEACGCSAIVVTLDTHLLGWRTRDLDLGYLPFTRGLGIAQYTSDPVFQRLVDERARDSAPAEAPPVRLTPRTVAAGITIARKGRRLTGGGLRESLRSPLPRAAVETFLDVFSTPALTWERLARIRSWTSLPVILKGIVHPDDAERTVAEGYDGVWVSNHGGRQIDRSVPTLDVLPEVAARVSGRVPVIVDSGVRSGADVAVALALGADLVALGRPYAYGLAVAGEPGVAAVIRNVLAELDITLGLSGHTAVSELGPASLRRAD
- a CDS encoding M13 family metallopeptidase translates to MTDSGIDVDQLDPSIRPQDDLFRHVNGRWIESTAIPDDKARYGSFYVLAEEAEKAVHEIIEESQSAPEGSEARKIGDLYSSFMDEERIDGLGATPIEAQLAIVDAVHDVPAFARTLGRLEREGFSGLLRLFVDNDPGNPERYLVFVEQGGISLPDESYFRDEKFAEVREAYVRHIGAMFELAGLSDAAERAQRVFDLETLIAKTHWDNVRTRDAQATYNLQSWSGFVGLGGDAGTVDGTALLDLWREAVGAPEHAFDELVVREPSFVTGVVDLLTSVPLESWKDWAAWKIVHSAAPYLSNDFVQENFDFYGRTLTGTPSMRVRWKRGVSLVEGAMGEAVGRIYVEKHFPASAKTAMDELVANLIEAYRQSIGKLSWMGHETRERALEKLEKFTPKIGYPATWRDYSALTIDPGDLMANVRATNEFEFQRELGKIGKPLDRDEWFMTPQTINAYYNPGFNEIVFPAAILQFPFFDENRDAAANYGAIGAVIGHEIGHGFDDQGSRFDGDGRLTDWWTEKDREAFEKLTSSLIAQYDVLEPAQTPGHHVNGALTIGENIGDLGGLGIAWKAYLISLGGEEPPVIDGLTGAQRFFLSWAQAWQQKSRDEEVIRLLAIDPHSPSEFRCNQIVRNIDEFYDAFEVSSNDRLWLDPAERVTIW
- a CDS encoding serine hydrolase; amino-acid sequence: MSEPLRRRPRDERDDAPPRGRRSDARESAGGIFRHGFESLTALALSGVQVTASVLDLETGRVLFSVDDHLSVPTAGVGQVLLLVEVAARISERDQPARGASPDDTAGGRPGLRAVPGAESLSILNRTAGDRVGGSGLWQHLQVPALPIADLAALVGATNDNLATNVLLRRIGLDAVRARGEQLGLRRTHLLDIVRDERGPDDAPHLSVGSARELSSLFRRIHRGEAADEMASKLVVGWLSLGSDLSMVASAFGFDPLAHDDFSHGLTLFNKTGSDHGIRSEVGVLTGPDAGVAYAVTMRFNDRDLPARLAVLDGMRTLGTDLLEYVY
- a CDS encoding LysR family transcriptional regulator, encoding MTLVTTSAGAFELDSQTLRIVHAVATYGSITRAAAALGYSQPAVSQHLRRVETRMGMPLVTRVGRGIALTDAGEVVARHAGVVLSALDSASGELSELSGLRAGRVRLSGFPSASSTVVPSLLRTMADQHPGIEIGYVEAEPPESIAAVRDGSCDVAIAFAYPTDPADAFGRLTEGLAVTTLFRDDILVLTPSDLEVDATSLGSLHDSTWIAGCPQCRGHLLDTCARAGFAPSIGYETDNAVAVMSMVAAGLGIAMLPALATTASPVPAGVTAHPTAGEHRLVVAVTRPDARALPAVDALLTALTAERPADRAA
- a CDS encoding aminotransferase class V-fold PLP-dependent enzyme, coding for MDADTVGRKSVEQLRESFDVRPGYLAACTSGVPPRQAVAALREDLDAWSAGTTTPLGYGAWAERGRAAYARLVGVDVSRVAIGSQTSVMVGMIAASLRAGSEVIVVEGDFSSMVFPFLVRDDLVVRHVPIAGLADAIGSTTALVAFSLVQSATGEIADADAIVAAARAAGARTLCDTTQAAGWMPVDAFRFDATVCHAYKWLCAPRGVALLTVSESFADELVPTAAGWYAGDDVWGSCYGPAMTLAPDARRFDVSPAWQAWVGATTSLELFAAVPAEEVRAYTGGLADTLRTRLGLPLTGSAIVTWPDATGADAAALAAAGIVASSRAGRARVAFHVWNDEREVERVCAALGRGDASDLHIPVDWAAEYGAYAI